Genomic segment of Synergistaceae bacterium DZ-S4:
GCCTCTCTTTTAAAAGATGTTTCCGGAACAGAGGGCATCAGGCGACTCCGCTTTGCCACATCTCATCCCAGGGATTTTGACGAAGACATACTTGAGGTAATGAAGTCAACTCCGTCGATATGCCGTGCAGTCAACCTCCCTGTCCAGTCGGGAAGCGACAGGATACTTAAGGAAATGAACAGGGGATATACCAGGGACCAGTACATCGGCCTCGTACAAAAGATATGCTCGGAGCTTCCGGGCGTCTGTCTTACAACAGACCTTATAGTAGGCTTTCCAAATGAAACAGAAGATGATTTCAAGGATTCATATGACCTGCTAAATCAACTCAGGTTCGACATAGTACATACTGCGGCCTACTCACCCAGAGAAGGCACAAAGGCAGCAGCTATGGAAGGCCAGATAGACAACAGAGTGAAAGCTGACAGGCTAAACAGGGTCAATGCCCTGCAGTCCCGTCTTGCCCGTGAAATAAACGAAAAGTATGTAGGCAGTGAAGTCGAAATATTGGTAGACGGGACTGCACCAAGGGGAGAGAACGCGCTTCAGGGCAGGACAAAGACTGACAAAGTTGTCATCGTCAAAGGTCCTCGTGAAATGATGGGGAAGTATATCCGTGTTAAAATCGTCAGGGCCAGCCACTGGTCCCTGGAAGGAGAAATCATATAGAAAAGGGGTCTTCTGATGTATGGAGAGGGCGGGAACAGACGAAACTATTTATTTATATTCCTGGGGTTGCTCTGTTTTATAGGAGCGACTATACTTCTTCACTCCTTCAAAGGACGCTTCGGGCAGGATACAGCAGGGAAGATGACTGTTGAAATGATGCCTGTCATGGAGGACACCATAGATGTTTCCGCTTCGGAACAGCAAGCATCGTCATTACAGGCGGTCTATGGAGAGACGGCAAGCTCTGATGCAGAAAAAAAAGAGTGGGTGATCTACATAACCGGCTCTGTCAAAAAACCGGGCGTCTACAGGATACCTGAGGGAGCGAGGGTATATCAGGCCCTTGAGGCGGCAGGCGGCTTTACTCCCGAAGCCGACCGGGATGCCGTCAACCTTGCGGCGATGCTGCAGGACGGCGCCCATATCAAATTTCCTGCCGTGGGAGAGGAAGTTCCGCAACAGGTGCCGACCGCTCCCGCTGCGCCAATTTCGGGAACAGAGGGAAACTCAGACACACAAACATCTCAGGAGCTTATAAACATCAATACTGCTATGAAAGAAGATCTGGAAAAACTCCCCGGAGTCGGTCCGAAAACTGCTCAGCTGATAATCGACCATAGGGAGAAAAACGGGGCTTACAAAAGAAAAGAGGATCTTCTGCTCATCAAAGGCATAGGGCCCGCAAAGTTTGATGCAGTCAAGAATTTAGTGACAGTTGCGCAATAAAAGAAACGGCCCTCTCTCATACGCACCTGCATTCGCTGCGTTGCTCGGCATATCTTTTTCGCTGCTGGCATACTCATCCGGACACTCACTTCTTATATCTGTCATGATATCAGTGCTTACGGTCTCTTCGTGGATATTTTTCGGGACTTCCGACCCTACGGAGGGCTGGGGAACGGAATTTATCTTCGTAATTATTGTAACAGCCGCAGTCTCATTATCGCTGAACCTGAGGATGTCATGCGAACCGGCCGTTCCTTCAACGATACGCTCTGAAGGCAAGGTGCTCCTCAACAGGGCATGGGGACGAAGACGGGCCCTGCTGATCTCGACATCATACGGGAAGATGGCGGCCTATATGCACCGCTCTTCAGCGCCGGCGGAGGGATCCGGGGTGAGGGTGAGAGCTGCACTCTTTGATTTCAGGAGGGCTGATGCAGGGGGAGGCTTCGATGAATACCTTTTTTGGAGATCGAAGGGAGCCGTAAAAAGGATGATCCCCCTTGAGCTTGAAGTGACCTCTCCTCCTGCCGGCATCCACAAATGGAGAAACTTTCTGGAGACAAAAATTGAGGACGGTCTTCCTGATCTAATGTCTGGATACATGCTGGCGCTCACCCTTGGGATAAGGGACAAAAAGCTGACCGAGCGTCACAGGGAGGCCGGAACGGTCCATCTCCTGGCGGTCTCAGGTTTTCATGTTGGAATACTCGCCGCGATGGCGGGGTTTTTTCTTAAAAGAGGGAAGATCAAGATCCTGACGATATCTGTGCTTATATGGTCTTATCTTGCACTTGCGGGGTTTCCGCCAGGTGGGATAAGGGCGGGGATAATGCTGCAGGTATATCTGCTGGGATTATTTTTGGGCAAACCTTCCCGGCCGTTCAACAGCGTAAGCGTGGCAGGCATCATAATGCTTATCTGCGACCCATGGACATTTCATGACATAGGATGGCGGCTTTCGATGCTCGCGGCACTCTCGGTCTGTGCTTCTGTCGGCATAGCCAGGCAGAATTGGGCCGGAGCTCTTCTCGGATCTGCTGCGGTCTGGTTCGTTACGGCTCCCGTCATTGCCTCGGCCTTTGGAGAAGTTCCTGTTGTGGGGCTGATGATCAACATAGCGGCAATACCTCTGTTTACGGTCATATTTCCTCTGGTCTTTTTCTTTTCTCTCCCTGCCTTCTTCGGGCTGCCTTTAAGCCATGAGATAGCATCAATGTGCGAATATTTGCTTGAGAGCTGGGACATCCTGTCCGGAAAGCTCGTTGAACTTATGCCGTTAAGCGTAGTTTCGACACTGCCTCTTGCCGCCTTTGCATCGTTCATTTTCTTTGCCTCTGCTTTATACGCTTCAGGGGCAACTCTTAAAAAGATCCCGCTCCCTGCCCTTATGTTTTCTCTTCTGGTCCTCTTATTCGCCTGATTGTTGTAAAATAAGGAGAATCTTTGCTCAAATGAATGATATTTCAGTTGGTCAGGCTGATCGCAGCCAAAAATAACCTGTCGGAGGAATGATATATGCTTCTCGTGCTCGACGTGGGAAACACAAATATAGTAATGGGCATATTTGAAGGCGAAGATCTTATCAAACATTGGAGGCTGACTTCTAAGAAGCAGACGGCAGACGAGGTGGGATTCATGACCCTTGGTCTTCTGGGTGCGTCGGGGATTTCGAAAGACAGCATAAAGGCCTCAGTATATGCAAGTGTTGTCCCTTCACTTGACGAGATGTTCATGGATGGGATAAACAACTACATCGGAGTTCCCTGCCTTAAGGTGACGGCCGAGCTTGACACGGGCCTTGAGGTGAGACTGAAGAATCCTGCCGGCCTGGGAGCTGACAGGCTTCTCAACGCAGTCGCGGGAGTTCAGAAGTATGGAGCGCCTCTTGTGGTGGTCGACCTTGGAACTGCGATAACCCTGGATGTGATATCCGCTGACGGAGCATACATAGGGGGTACGATAGCCCCTGGGATGGAACTTGGCATGGAATCCCTCTTTTCACGTACCGCAAAGCTGCCCCAGATAGCCCTTGAGGCACCGGTACACTACATAGGGGGAGACACTACAGAGGCTATTCAGTCGGGAATAGTTTACGGTACGGTCGGCCTTGTCGATACCCTGCTCAGGGGAGTTTTCAAGGAACTGGGCGGACCATGCAGGGTCGTCGCGACAGGCGGACACGCCGAGATACTAGCCATGCACTCCGAGATGGTCAGAGAGGTCGACCAGTGGCTTACGATAGAGGGTCTCAGGATAATATATGAACGAAACAGATTTGAATAAGGAAGAGACATTCTCTCCGCTCCTGCCGGGATATCCGCAGAAAATCGGCGGAGTTTCCGTTGAGAATCCAATATGGCTCGCCCCTTTGGCAGGCATTACTTTTGCATCGGTGAGGAAATTTTACAGAAAACTTGGAGCCGGACTTGTCCACACTGAAATGGTCAGCGCTCTCGGACTGTGCCACAAAGGCAGAAAGACAAAGGAACTCCTCTGTGGGTCAGACGAAGAAAGGCCCGTTGTACTTCAGCTTTTTGGCTCAAGACCTGAAGACATAGAAAGGGGCGCGGTAACTGCCCTTGAAATAAGAAAATTTGAGGCCCTGCAGATAAACATGGCTTGTCCGATGCCCAAGGTGACAAAAAGAGGCAGCGGATCAAAGCTTATGGGAGACCCAAAGGCCTCGGGGGAGATTATCCGGACCATGAAAAAGACAGGCCTGCCGGTCTGGGCGAAGATCAGGGTAATGCCCGCCGGAAGCGGCCTGACCACGTGCGAATACTGTGACCTCCTTTTTGGTTCGGGTGCCGATTTCATATTCATCCATGGTAGGACTCCCGCGCAAAGATATGAGGGAAAATCCTCTCGTGATGCTATAGAAGAGGCTGCCAGGCTTTTCCCGGGAATGATCGGCGGCAGCGGCGACTGCTATGAGCCGGAGGATTTTCTGGATCATCTTAACAGGGGCTGTGCAGCGGTGCTCGCCGGGAGGGGTATACTTAGAGATGTTTTCATGATCCCCAAAACTCTGAGGGTGCTGGGCGGAGAGATCCCCCCCCAATATTGCGAACCCTCACTGGATTTCCAGTCAGAGCTCCTTCTCGAACTGGGCCGCAGCATTTATAATACCGAGGGGCAAACGCAGGCTTTGATGATCTCAAGAAGGATGCTTGCCGCACTATTTAAAGGTTTCTCGGGGGCGGCGCAGCTGAGAAGGCACGGAGCCCTTGCCCGTACATGGCAGGAGATGGAAGTTCTGCTCGAAAGCTGGCAGGATAACAGAAATCTCCCGGAGCTCGAACATACAAAGGATAATTTTCCAAGGGGAGTCATTGGCGGATGAGAACATCCCCGAAGTATTCCAATGGGAAGATCTTATAAAAAGAAAGACAATACGACAGAGGAAGTGATCCAATTGGCGGACGAGACAAGAAAAGAAGAACAGCAGCAAAAGAATATCACGCCTGAAGAGGAGATATTTCGCCAGCGCAAAGACAAACTGATGAGACTGCGCCAGGAAGAGGGATATGACCCGTTCCAGCAGGACCATTGGGAAGTAAAGCATACATTGTCTTATATAAAGGAAAAATACTCTTTCCTTAAGGATGAGGAGTGGTCCGAAGACGAGATCCGGACCGCCGGCAGGGTCATGATCCTCAGACGCCACGGCAAGACGGCATTTGCCACCTTCGAGGATGAGCATGACAGGCTGCAGCTCTGCTTCCAGTTTGACCTTCTAGGCGAGACCGACTACACCTTCTTCAAAAAATGGGTCGATGCGGGGGATTTTCTCGGGATAATAGGTGTGCCCTTCCGAACACAGCGTGGAGAGCTTACCATTGCGGTCAAAAAATTCTGTCTCCTCTCAAAGGCCCTCAGGCCGATGCCGGAAAAGTGGCACGGATTGAAGGATATGGAAGTCCGGTACCGCCAGCGCTACATAGACATGATAGCGAATCCCGAGGTAAGGGATACATTCCGCAAGAGGACAAAGATAATACAGACATTCCGCAGGGTCCTTGACGACCACGGTTCGCTTGAGGTCCAGACCCCGATCCTCTCAACGATCGCCGGAGGAGCGAACGCCAGGCCCTTTATAACTCATCACAATACGCTTGACATAGACATGTACCTGAGAATAGCGACTGAGCTTTACCTCAAGAGGCTTGTGGTGGGAATGCTCGGGAGGGTCTACGAGATCGGGCAGCAGTTCCGTAACGAGGGAATGGATATGAAGCATAACCCCGAGTTCACCTCTCTTGAGGTCTACTGGCCCTATGCCAATTACAATGACATGATGGACCTTGCAGAGGAAATAATCGTAGCATGTGCTGATGAGCTGGGAGGAAGGATCATCAACTACCAGGGCACTGAGATAAATCTCAACCCTCCCTTCCGCAGGGCAACAATGACTGAACTGGTGACCGAACATACTGGGATAGACTTCAGTACTGTCACGGACGAAGAGGCGCGCAGACAGGCTGCGATCCGCGGGCTTGAAGTGAAGCCCTCTGACACCAGATTTGACATACTGCCGGTCTTCTTCGAAGAGTACGTGGAGGAGGAACTTATCCAGCCGACATTCGTGCTTGGACATCCTACGGTCATTTCACCTCTTTCCAAGAGGAACAAGGAGAACCCGGACATCACGGACAGGTTTGAGCTGTTCATCAACGCATGGGAATTCGCGAACGCTTTCAGTGAGCTGAATGATCCCCTTGACCAGAGGGAACGCTTCATGGATCAGGAAAAGAAGAAGGATGAGGGCGACGAAGAGTCTCACCCCTTCGACGAAGATTTCGTCAACGCTCTCGAATACGGCCTGCCTCCGACAGGCGGCATGGGTATTGGGATAGACAGGACAGTAATGCTGCTGACCAACTCAAAGAGCATAAGGGACGTCATACTCTTCCCTACGATGAAGCCGAAGGACTGACATAGATGGCAGTACCCGAAAGCCTTAAAACCAGGGTATCTGAGCTTCGCGCGGAGCTGAAGCGCCATGCGGAGCTCTACTATGTTCAGGACAGCCCTGTAATATCGGATTTCGACTATGACAGGCTTTTAAGGGAACTTGCTGAAATAGAGGAAAAACACCCTGAGCTTCGTACTGCGGATTCACCTACCCACCGCATCGGCGGATCTCCAAGGGAGGGCTTCGTCAAGGTGGAGCACAGCGAGCCGATGATGAGCCTGGATAACGCGCTGTGCAGGGAGGAGCTCCGCTCCTTCTACATTAAGACGGCCCTGGCGCTTGGCATGGAGAGTATACAGGTGCTGTGTGAACCGAAGATAGACGGGCTCGCGGTATCACTTATCTACGAAGACGGGGTTTTTCTAAGCGGCGCTACCCGCGGAGACGGGCGTATTGGAGAAGACATCACCGCCAACCTCAGGACCGTCAAAAACCTGCCGCTCAGACTCGAAGAGACTGTGGCTGGAAGGCTTGAGGTCCGGGGCGAGGTCTGTATGGACAAAAAGGGATTCGCAGCGCTCAATGCCGCAAGGGAAGAGGCAGGCGAGCCCCTTTTCGCCAATCCCCGGAATGCAGCCGCAGGAAGCATAAGGCAGCTGGACCCAAAAGTTACAGCAGCAAGAAAATTGAAGATATTTCTCTATCAGATAGTCGATCCCAAAAAACACGGGATAGAAAGCCAGAAAGAGATGCTTGAGACAATATGCAGACTGGGACTTCCTGTCCAGGGCTCGGAACGCCTCTGCTCGAGCCTTGCTGAGACAGAGGCTTATCTTGATGAATGGACCGAAAAAAGGTTCGGACATAGGATAGATACGGATGGGGTAGTGATCAAGCTTAACGATATAGCAATGAGGGAGAGGCTGGGAGCGACTTCAAAGGCTCCAAGATGGGCCATAGCCTTCAAGTTTCCCCCTGAAGAAAAGGTGACCAGAATAGTAGATATCGAAGTCACCGTGGGACGTACAGGCACGCTCACCCCGACAGCTGTGCTCGATCCGGTGCACCTCTCCGGCACAGTTGTGAAAAGGGCCATACTGCACAATCAGGACGAGATAGACCGAAAGGACATCCGTATCGGTGACTGCGTTCTGGTCCACAAGGCAGGAGAGATAATTCCCGAAGTCATAAGGGTCGAAAAAGAGATGCGGCCCGAAGGCACTGTCCCCTTCAAAATACCGGATGCATGTCCTGTCTGCGGGTCGAAGGCTGTAAGGCTCAGCGGGGAAGCCGCGATAAAATGCTCGAACAAATCATGTCCCGCTCAGATAAAAGAGGGGATATCCCACTTTGCGTCAAGGGCGGCAATGGATATCCGGGGTCTGGGTGAGAAGATAGTGGCTCTGCTTGTAGATAAGGGCATTGTCTCGGATCTCGCTGATCTTTACACGTTGAGAACCGAGGATCTGGTGCCTCTGGAGAGGATGGGCGAGAAATCAGCCCGTAACATCACCGAGGCCATAGATAAGTCGAAAAAACGTCCCCTCGGAGCCCTCATAAATGCACTGGGCATAAGGAACGTGGGGGAGAGGACTGCAAATGACCTGGCGGAGAAGTTCCTTTCTCTTAGGCTGCTTGCGGAAACTGCGGTCATCAGGACATCCGAACTTGAATCGATGGAGGGCATAGGCCCTGTGATAGCTGAGTCGCTCAGGGTATTTTTTTCGGAGCCCCACAATGCCCGCGTGATAGAGAGGCTGAGGGAGGCAGGAGTCAACATGGAGTCTGAAAAGCCCGCCCGCTCCGCTCAGGAGCTTCCCTGGAACGGACTTAAGTTTGTCCTTACCGGAGAGCTCTCTTCGATGACCAGGTCCGAGGCATCAGAGAAGATCCGGGGCCTTGGCGGAGAGACCTCCGACAGCGTCAGTAAAAAAACAAACTTTGTGATCGCAGGCGACCGCGCCGGCAGCAAGCTTTTAAAGGCTCGTTCGCTGGGTATACAGATACTTGAAGAAGAAGATTTTATCAAAAGACTGAGCGAAGCACTGTAGGAAAATGCTTCCCGCAGCTTGGAGGGATCAGGAATGATAAAGAAAATGGTTATGGATGAGGAAAGGCTCAGAGAAGTCCTGGGCTTTTCCTGTATCGGCCTTCCCGAGGAGGAGTACGCAGAGGTACTTGACAGGGTCAACGCGGTACTGAGGATGTGCGACGAGATGCAGGAGCTCGACAGCTCGAACGTCAGTCCTTTCGAGTGGGACGTTATAAAGGCTCCCGCAAGAAGGAAAGACAGCCCTGTAGCCTGGAACGGGAGGGAGCGCCTGCTTGACCGGGCTCCCGTAAGAGAGGGCGACTTTTTCCGCGTCCCAAGGATCATTGCCAGAGACGACATCGAACCGGAAGAGGAGGAGTAAGGGGATGGAATTCCATAAACTCTCTGTCCTCGAGATCGCAGAAGGTGTAAAAAATGGGATATGGAGGGCCTCAGAGATCCTGTCAGCGCATCTTGAGCGGATCAGGAAGTTCGACGGCAGGATAAACTCGGTGGTCACGCTCTCCGAAGAGAGCGCACGGAAAGAAGCCGAAGCGGTCGACAGAGCAGTTGCCGAAGGCAGGGATCCGGGACCTCTTGCGGGTGTCCCCTTTCTTGTAAAGGACAATTTCTGCACAGAGGGCATAAGGACCACATGCTGCAGCAAGATGCTTGAAGACTGGATACCGGATTACGATGCGACCGCTGTCAAAAGGATGAAGGAGGCGGGAGCCGTCCTTATAGGCAAGACCAACATGGACGAATTCGCCATGGGAAGCACGACTGAGAGCTCGATATTCGGACCTACCCTCAATCCGAGGGATCACAGCAGGGTGCCCGGAGGCAGTTCGGGAGGAAGCGCCGCCGCGGTGGCTGCGGGGTTTGCACCGATAGCTCTGGGAAGCGACACCGGAGGATCCGTAAGGCAGCCCTCAGCATTCTGCGGAGTCCAGGGGATGAAGCCATCCTACGGACAGATCAGCAGATACGGCATAGTCGCCTACGCATCGTCCCTGGATCAGGTCGGGCCTATAACGAGAAACATGAAAGACATGGCTGCCGCGATAGACGTTTTGACCGGAGCAGATGCAAACGACACGACATGTGACGCTTACGTGAGGCCATCCTTCTCGGATGCCGCACTTTCAGGGATAAAGGGAAAGAAGGTCGCTGTGCTTACCGGCTTTGATTCTGAGAGCATAGACAGACCGCTTGTGGAGGCCATCGACAGAGCTGCCGAACACTGCAGATCCGCGGGGGCGGAGATAGTTCGGGCCGCGCTTCCCATCACCATGAAGCATGCTGTTGCCTGCTACTACATGGTTGCCCTCGGAGACGCCAGCTCAAAACTGGCCTGTTTCGACGGCATGCGCTACGGTCACCACGCCGATGGGAAGAGTCTCTTCGAAATGTACAAAAGGAGCCGCAACCAGGGATTCGGCAGGGAGGTACGCAAGCGCATACTTATAGGCACCTGCATACTTACGAGGGGCTACTATGAGAACTACTATGTGCCGGCAACAAAGGTGAGGCAGATGATAGCCGACGAATACGCGGAGCTCTTCAGAAACGTGGACGCACTGATCTGTCCCATATCTCCGGCCCTTCCCTACAGAAAGGGGCTTGTTGAGGAAGATCCCGTGCGCATCTATCTGGGAGATGCCTTCTCCTCTGCGGCCAACCTGGCGGGACTTCCGAGCGTAAGCCTCAACGTAGGCTTCACGGAAGAGGGACTGCCGACCAACGTACAGCTTATGGGCCCTCGGTTCGGAGACGCCGGTCTGCTTGCGCTGGCACTGGCGATAGAAAACGAAGCCGGTTCTCCGGCTATTGCTGAGATCGAAAAGAAAGGGGGCTGCGGAGAATGAGGGAGCCCGTAATAGGACTTGAGATACACCTTCAACTGAAGACGAAGACCAAACTCTTCTGCAGCTGTTCCAGTGACTACATAGGAGCAACTCCCAACACTAACGTCTGTCCGGTATGCCTTGCGATCCCCGGCACACTCCCCATACTCAACGACCGTGCCGTGGAACTGGCGGTAAGGATAGGGCTGGGACTTCACTGTTCGATAAACGACAATACCCGGTTCCACAGAAAACACTATTTCTACGCCGACCTTCCGAAGGCATACCAGATAACTCAATATGAGCATCCGATAGCCGTCAGGGGATATGTGGACATCTTTACAGGGGGAAAAGAGAAGAGGATCAGGGTACACCATCTCCATCTTGAAGAGGACGCGGGCAAACTGGTCCATCCCACTTCCGACGGACGGCTCACCGGAGCCTCATACTCCCTAGTCGACTACAACCGCGGCGGTATGCCCCTTTCGGAGATAGTATCTGAGCCGGACATGAATTCAGCCGAAGAGGTATTGGCATACATAATGCAGATCAGGCAGCTGGCTCGCTACCTGGAGGTATCTGACGGAGA
This window contains:
- the miaB gene encoding tRNA (N6-isopentenyl adenosine(37)-C2)-methylthiotransferase MiaB is translated as MKSFAIRVFGCQMNSYDGDRIRTSMIHLGWTESPEEEADVVVLVTCSIREKAEQKVVSEIGRYNLRYRNTGSPAVVLVGCMAQRIGLQVAKKFQCVRLVSGPRHLGLVPQGIQDVLADGAQRFFMDEDPRALEDLEVVPTERINPYKAYVTITYGCDRFCTYCIVPYVRGRLQSRDHSEIIRECCELAASGVSEITLLGQNVDAYGKDKKGEYGFASLLKDVSGTEGIRRLRFATSHPRDFDEDILEVMKSTPSICRAVNLPVQSGSDRILKEMNRGYTRDQYIGLVQKICSELPGVCLTTDLIVGFPNETEDDFKDSYDLLNQLRFDIVHTAAYSPREGTKAAAMEGQIDNRVKADRLNRVNALQSRLAREINEKYVGSEVEILVDGTAPRGENALQGRTKTDKVVIVKGPREMMGKYIRVKIVRASHWSLEGEII
- a CDS encoding helix-hairpin-helix domain-containing protein, producing the protein MLCFIGATILLHSFKGRFGQDTAGKMTVEMMPVMEDTIDVSASEQQASSLQAVYGETASSDAEKKEWVIYITGSVKKPGVYRIPEGARVYQALEAAGGFTPEADRDAVNLAAMLQDGAHIKFPAVGEEVPQQVPTAPAAPISGTEGNSDTQTSQELININTAMKEDLEKLPGVGPKTAQLIIDHREKNGAYKRKEDLLLIKGIGPAKFDAVKNLVTVAQ
- a CDS encoding ComEC/Rec2 family competence protein produces the protein MRNKRNGPLSYAPAFAALLGISFSLLAYSSGHSLLISVMISVLTVSSWIFFGTSDPTEGWGTEFIFVIIVTAAVSLSLNLRMSCEPAVPSTIRSEGKVLLNRAWGRRRALLISTSYGKMAAYMHRSSAPAEGSGVRVRAALFDFRRADAGGGFDEYLFWRSKGAVKRMIPLELEVTSPPAGIHKWRNFLETKIEDGLPDLMSGYMLALTLGIRDKKLTERHREAGTVHLLAVSGFHVGILAAMAGFFLKRGKIKILTISVLIWSYLALAGFPPGGIRAGIMLQVYLLGLFLGKPSRPFNSVSVAGIIMLICDPWTFHDIGWRLSMLAALSVCASVGIARQNWAGALLGSAAVWFVTAPVIASAFGEVPVVGLMINIAAIPLFTVIFPLVFFFSLPAFFGLPLSHEIASMCEYLLESWDILSGKLVELMPLSVVSTLPLAAFASFIFFASALYASGATLKKIPLPALMFSLLVLLFA
- a CDS encoding type III pantothenate kinase — its product is MLLVLDVGNTNIVMGIFEGEDLIKHWRLTSKKQTADEVGFMTLGLLGASGISKDSIKASVYASVVPSLDEMFMDGINNYIGVPCLKVTAELDTGLEVRLKNPAGLGADRLLNAVAGVQKYGAPLVVVDLGTAITLDVISADGAYIGGTIAPGMELGMESLFSRTAKLPQIALEAPVHYIGGDTTEAIQSGIVYGTVGLVDTLLRGVFKELGGPCRVVATGGHAEILAMHSEMVREVDQWLTIEGLRIIYERNRFE
- a CDS encoding tRNA-dihydrouridine synthase: MNETDLNKEETFSPLLPGYPQKIGGVSVENPIWLAPLAGITFASVRKFYRKLGAGLVHTEMVSALGLCHKGRKTKELLCGSDEERPVVLQLFGSRPEDIERGAVTALEIRKFEALQINMACPMPKVTKRGSGSKLMGDPKASGEIIRTMKKTGLPVWAKIRVMPAGSGLTTCEYCDLLFGSGADFIFIHGRTPAQRYEGKSSRDAIEEAARLFPGMIGGSGDCYEPEDFLDHLNRGCAAVLAGRGILRDVFMIPKTLRVLGGEIPPQYCEPSLDFQSELLLELGRSIYNTEGQTQALMISRRMLAALFKGFSGAAQLRRHGALARTWQEMEVLLESWQDNRNLPELEHTKDNFPRGVIGG
- the lysS gene encoding lysine--tRNA ligase, with product MGRSYKKKDNTTEEVIQLADETRKEEQQQKNITPEEEIFRQRKDKLMRLRQEEGYDPFQQDHWEVKHTLSYIKEKYSFLKDEEWSEDEIRTAGRVMILRRHGKTAFATFEDEHDRLQLCFQFDLLGETDYTFFKKWVDAGDFLGIIGVPFRTQRGELTIAVKKFCLLSKALRPMPEKWHGLKDMEVRYRQRYIDMIANPEVRDTFRKRTKIIQTFRRVLDDHGSLEVQTPILSTIAGGANARPFITHHNTLDIDMYLRIATELYLKRLVVGMLGRVYEIGQQFRNEGMDMKHNPEFTSLEVYWPYANYNDMMDLAEEIIVACADELGGRIINYQGTEINLNPPFRRATMTELVTEHTGIDFSTVTDEEARRQAAIRGLEVKPSDTRFDILPVFFEEYVEEELIQPTFVLGHPTVISPLSKRNKENPDITDRFELFINAWEFANAFSELNDPLDQRERFMDQEKKKDEGDEESHPFDEDFVNALEYGLPPTGGMGIGIDRTVMLLTNSKSIRDVILFPTMKPKD
- the ligA gene encoding NAD-dependent DNA ligase LigA, which codes for MAVPESLKTRVSELRAELKRHAELYYVQDSPVISDFDYDRLLRELAEIEEKHPELRTADSPTHRIGGSPREGFVKVEHSEPMMSLDNALCREELRSFYIKTALALGMESIQVLCEPKIDGLAVSLIYEDGVFLSGATRGDGRIGEDITANLRTVKNLPLRLEETVAGRLEVRGEVCMDKKGFAALNAAREEAGEPLFANPRNAAAGSIRQLDPKVTAARKLKIFLYQIVDPKKHGIESQKEMLETICRLGLPVQGSERLCSSLAETEAYLDEWTEKRFGHRIDTDGVVIKLNDIAMRERLGATSKAPRWAIAFKFPPEEKVTRIVDIEVTVGRTGTLTPTAVLDPVHLSGTVVKRAILHNQDEIDRKDIRIGDCVLVHKAGEIIPEVIRVEKEMRPEGTVPFKIPDACPVCGSKAVRLSGEAAIKCSNKSCPAQIKEGISHFASRAAMDIRGLGEKIVALLVDKGIVSDLADLYTLRTEDLVPLERMGEKSARNITEAIDKSKKRPLGALINALGIRNVGERTANDLAEKFLSLRLLAETAVIRTSELESMEGIGPVIAESLRVFFSEPHNARVIERLREAGVNMESEKPARSAQELPWNGLKFVLTGELSSMTRSEASEKIRGLGGETSDSVSKKTNFVIAGDRAGSKLLKARSLGIQILEEEDFIKRLSEAL
- a CDS encoding aspartyl/glutamyl-tRNA amidotransferase subunit C, translated to MIKKMVMDEERLREVLGFSCIGLPEEEYAEVLDRVNAVLRMCDEMQELDSSNVSPFEWDVIKAPARRKDSPVAWNGRERLLDRAPVREGDFFRVPRIIARDDIEPEEEE
- the gatA gene encoding Asp-tRNA(Asn)/Glu-tRNA(Gln) amidotransferase subunit GatA produces the protein MEFHKLSVLEIAEGVKNGIWRASEILSAHLERIRKFDGRINSVVTLSEESARKEAEAVDRAVAEGRDPGPLAGVPFLVKDNFCTEGIRTTCCSKMLEDWIPDYDATAVKRMKEAGAVLIGKTNMDEFAMGSTTESSIFGPTLNPRDHSRVPGGSSGGSAAAVAAGFAPIALGSDTGGSVRQPSAFCGVQGMKPSYGQISRYGIVAYASSLDQVGPITRNMKDMAAAIDVLTGADANDTTCDAYVRPSFSDAALSGIKGKKVAVLTGFDSESIDRPLVEAIDRAAEHCRSAGAEIVRAALPITMKHAVACYYMVALGDASSKLACFDGMRYGHHADGKSLFEMYKRSRNQGFGREVRKRILIGTCILTRGYYENYYVPATKVRQMIADEYAELFRNVDALICPISPALPYRKGLVEEDPVRIYLGDAFSSAANLAGLPSVSLNVGFTEEGLPTNVQLMGPRFGDAGLLALALAIENEAGSPAIAEIEKKGGCGE